In a genomic window of Desulfovibrio sp. JC022:
- a CDS encoding biotin carboxylase N-terminal domain-containing protein, which yields MYKGEHKVLIANRGEIAIRIAKACLELNQNFVCVYTMADSESGHVRFARDNGGEDSLFCISSYRDANEIFSVADRSNASAIHPGYGFFAEDFRFARRVVKREQPLIFIGPSWRVIQELGDKINTKRLARSLGVPTVPGSDSPIYDELEAVELADSLFAFQREQGFQAPAIMVKASAGGGGMGIEEVNDPDEFRSVYRRIRNYAKRQFNDEGVLIEQRIYGFNHLEVQVVCEKSGEKHVHFGTRNCSVQSSGNQKRIEVAPGFAPDEIHYIFNASGVLDSITEHSLSMARAVNYDNVGTWEWIVTPRGEPFLMEVNTRIQVENGVSAAISAIKGERNVNIVREQIRLGLGDSINYDQDDVDLFGAAIEFRIIAENPDNDFAPWVGTIEKFGWQEQDWLEVYTQVPTDRAYEIPTEFDPNLALAIVRGKNLEQAKQRGIEFLNSLTLQGQDRAGRKLESNISYLIDKSSGLLEF from the coding sequence GTGTATAAAGGAGAACACAAGGTCCTGATCGCCAACCGTGGCGAGATTGCGATCAGGATTGCTAAAGCCTGTCTGGAACTTAACCAGAATTTCGTCTGCGTCTATACCATGGCGGACAGTGAAAGTGGTCATGTTCGTTTTGCGCGGGACAACGGCGGCGAAGATAGTCTCTTTTGTATCAGCTCCTACCGGGATGCCAATGAGATATTCAGTGTTGCGGACCGCAGTAATGCTTCTGCCATCCATCCGGGATACGGATTTTTTGCTGAGGATTTCAGGTTTGCGCGCCGGGTGGTAAAAAGGGAACAACCGCTTATTTTTATAGGGCCTTCGTGGCGGGTGATTCAGGAACTTGGCGACAAGATTAATACCAAACGTCTTGCGCGTAGTCTTGGGGTACCCACTGTTCCGGGGTCCGACAGTCCTATTTATGATGAACTTGAGGCTGTTGAGCTTGCCGACAGCCTTTTCGCATTTCAAAGGGAACAGGGATTTCAAGCCCCGGCCATTATGGTCAAGGCTTCCGCCGGGGGCGGAGGTATGGGTATTGAAGAGGTCAATGATCCCGATGAGTTCCGTTCTGTTTATCGGCGTATTCGCAACTATGCCAAACGTCAGTTCAATGATGAAGGCGTTCTCATTGAGCAGCGTATCTACGGCTTCAACCATCTTGAAGTTCAAGTGGTTTGTGAGAAGAGCGGGGAAAAGCACGTTCATTTCGGGACCCGTAACTGCTCGGTGCAGAGCAGCGGTAACCAGAAGAGGATTGAGGTCGCTCCCGGTTTTGCGCCTGATGAAATTCACTATATTTTTAATGCTTCCGGGGTGCTGGACAGTATTACCGAACACTCCCTGTCCATGGCCCGTGCTGTAAATTATGACAACGTGGGAACATGGGAATGGATTGTCACACCGCGCGGCGAACCCTTTCTGATGGAAGTGAATACCCGTATTCAGGTGGAGAACGGCGTCTCTGCGGCTATTTCAGCCATCAAGGGCGAGCGCAACGTGAATATCGTACGCGAGCAGATCCGGCTTGGTCTGGGCGATTCAATCAATTATGATCAGGATGATGTGGATCTTTTCGGGGCTGCCATTGAGTTCCGTATTATTGCTGAAAATCCGGATAATGATTTTGCCCCTTGGGTGGGCACAATTGAAAAGTTCGGCTGGCAGGAGCAGGACTGGCTGGAAGTCTACACGCAGGTGCCCACTGACCGGGCTTATGAAATCCCCACTGAATTTGACCCCAACCTTGCGCTGGCCATTGTGCGCGGGAAAAATCTGGAGCAGGCTAAGCAGCGGGGAATAGAGTTTTTGAATAGTCTGACTTTGCAGGGGCAGGACCGGGCGGGACGGAAGCTTGAATCCAATATTTCTTATTTGATTGATAAAAGTTCCGGTTTGCTGGAATTTTAG
- a CDS encoding carboxyl transferase domain-containing protein has protein sequence MNIDKRINALAERLSYIKDIFGNLENANISMLSSELDEFRGLRGSISTKDSLRKLARLEDLFSFLESKLEKELTPMDRVRIVRHPQRICLTDILENVYDNYTELGGLGEFSIDPSMLIAQAYITRRVGQKVVHQPVMVIGQEKGHGQEFRNGGSVKPWGNAKALHYMKVAQAEGIPIHTYIFTPGSYPVEDYPGAAQQIAKNIYEMGKIDVPIISITSEGGSGGAEAIGLADRRLMLSHGYYSVISPEGAAAIEANLRDGKRVDDSLIAGCARRLGITAEDNLDMGYIDRVVQEPHLGAKPNSYEFFRNLRSEVIRATNEVCISVKGLKLFRAMALKHKGPEEGEDVFMRWALSSRARARLVEKRYEKFRTLSTSAYMDQRSVFLKMGAVVQGMAWSTKSLFVYNLVGRTVRAAKQGMEEIQAEAHLVKERTARLLKNKDESGPDIKISSDVRDKLLCLSTSDQSPCYEEGSWKYSSPKCRDDRTFSCPNSATEGCLDLWAPDLFGDFAGVCSNCGHHFPMEYQWYLYNVFNYAEGFEFNSGIESANPLKYEGFDLKLDEARKKTGLRSSCITFETRMDGINAVVICLAAPFRGGSVGAAEGEKIIRAAERAQRKQLPLIFYAHGTAGIRIQEGTNGVLQMPRCTMALRRYVDAGGLYLVIYDTNSYGGSVASFLGCSPYQFAVRSSKIGFAGPRVITETTGIAIPPDYHNAWNALARGHIQGIWDRREMGRNIGQSLMTMGGRNLYYR, from the coding sequence ATGAATATTGATAAGCGCATCAACGCTCTTGCAGAGCGGCTGAGTTACATCAAGGACATTTTCGGTAATCTTGAAAATGCCAATATTTCCATGCTCAGTTCCGAGCTGGATGAATTTCGTGGTTTGCGGGGGAGTATCTCCACCAAGGATTCCCTGCGTAAACTGGCCCGTCTTGAAGATCTGTTTTCTTTTCTTGAATCCAAGCTGGAAAAAGAGCTGACTCCCATGGACCGGGTGCGCATTGTGCGCCATCCCCAGCGCATCTGTCTTACGGATATTCTGGAAAATGTTTACGATAACTACACCGAACTGGGCGGGCTGGGTGAATTCAGCATTGATCCGTCCATGCTCATTGCGCAGGCTTATATTACCCGTAGGGTGGGGCAGAAGGTCGTTCATCAGCCGGTCATGGTTATCGGGCAGGAGAAAGGGCATGGGCAGGAGTTCCGCAACGGTGGTTCAGTCAAGCCGTGGGGCAATGCCAAGGCTCTGCATTATATGAAGGTCGCGCAGGCTGAAGGGATTCCCATCCATACTTATATATTCACCCCCGGTTCCTACCCGGTGGAGGATTATCCCGGCGCAGCTCAGCAGATTGCCAAGAATATTTACGAGATGGGCAAGATTGATGTGCCCATCATTTCTATTACTTCTGAAGGCGGGTCCGGCGGTGCTGAGGCTATCGGCCTTGCCGACCGCAGGCTCATGCTTTCCCATGGCTATTACTCCGTTATTTCCCCGGAAGGAGCGGCTGCCATTGAGGCTAATCTCAGGGATGGTAAACGGGTTGATGATTCCCTGATAGCAGGTTGTGCGCGCAGGCTCGGTATTACTGCTGAAGATAATCTGGACATGGGGTACATTGACCGTGTTGTGCAGGAGCCGCATTTAGGTGCCAAGCCCAACAGCTATGAATTTTTCCGTAATCTTCGTTCAGAGGTTATCAGAGCTACTAATGAGGTTTGTATCTCCGTAAAAGGGCTTAAGCTTTTCCGGGCTATGGCCCTTAAACATAAAGGACCTGAAGAGGGCGAGGACGTCTTTATGCGCTGGGCTCTGAGCTCCCGTGCCCGCGCAAGGCTGGTTGAAAAGCGGTACGAGAAATTTCGTACTCTTTCCACTTCTGCTTACATGGATCAGCGGTCCGTATTTTTGAAGATGGGCGCGGTTGTGCAGGGTATGGCCTGGAGCACAAAATCCCTCTTCGTATATAATCTTGTGGGGCGTACTGTTCGTGCTGCCAAGCAGGGTATGGAAGAGATTCAGGCCGAGGCCCATCTGGTCAAGGAACGCACGGCTCGTCTTTTGAAGAATAAGGATGAATCCGGGCCGGATATTAAAATTTCAAGTGATGTGCGTGATAAACTGCTTTGTCTTTCAACTTCGGACCAGTCCCCTTGTTATGAGGAGGGGAGCTGGAAATACAGCAGTCCCAAGTGTCGGGATGACCGTACTTTTTCCTGCCCTAACTCGGCTACCGAAGGCTGTCTGGATCTTTGGGCGCCGGACTTGTTCGGGGATTTTGCCGGGGTCTGTAGCAATTGCGGGCATCATTTTCCTATGGAATATCAGTGGTATCTGTACAATGTTTTTAATTATGCCGAAGGCTTTGAATTCAATTCCGGCATAGAGTCAGCCAACCCGCTTAAGTATGAGGGTTTTGATCTCAAGCTGGATGAGGCCCGCAAAAAGACCGGGTTGCGTTCTTCCTGCATCACCTTTGAAACCCGTATGGATGGGATCAACGCTGTAGTTATCTGTCTTGCAGCTCCGTTTCGGGGCGGTTCTGTGGGGGCGGCTGAAGGTGAGAAGATTATCCGGGCCGCGGAAAGGGCGCAGCGTAAGCAGCTTCCGCTCATCTTTTATGCGCACGGTACAGCCGGAATCCGCATTCAGGAAGGAACGAACGGTGTGCTTCAGATGCCGCGTTGCACCATGGCCCTGCGTCGTTACGTTGATGCCGGTGGACTGTATCTGGTAATTTACGACACCAATTCTTATGGCGGGTCGGTGGCTAGTTTTCTGGGCTGCTCACCTTACCAATTTGCTGTCCGGTCTTCCAAGATCGGATTTGCCGGGCCGAGGGTTATCACCGAAACAACCGGGATTGCCATTCCGCCCGACTACCACAATGCGTGGAATGCCCTTGCGCGTGGTCATATTCAAGGGATCTGGGATCGACGTGAAATGGGCCGCAATATCGGGCAGTCACTTATGACCATGGGCGGACGGAATTTATATTATAGGTAG
- a CDS encoding single-stranded DNA-binding protein yields MAGSMNKVILIGRLGQDPKLSYTTSGQAFANISVATDEGYKDRNTGQKVDKTEWHRVTAWRHTAEFVGKYLTKGRLVMVEGKLQTRKWQDQNGQDRYTTEIVASNIQGLDSRQDGGYQGQQQGGYQQQGSGGQYNNNNQQQGGGYQGQPQQQQYNNNQQPQQQQQGGGFQEEEDLGPAFPSEASGMDEVPF; encoded by the coding sequence ATGGCAGGAAGCATGAACAAAGTAATTTTAATAGGACGTCTCGGACAGGATCCGAAACTTTCATACACAACCTCCGGTCAGGCCTTTGCCAACATTTCTGTGGCTACAGATGAAGGCTACAAGGATCGTAATACCGGGCAGAAGGTTGATAAGACCGAATGGCATCGTGTTACCGCTTGGAGACACACTGCTGAATTTGTGGGCAAGTACCTGACCAAAGGCCGTCTTGTTATGGTTGAAGGTAAATTGCAGACCCGCAAATGGCAGGACCAGAACGGTCAGGACCGCTACACCACTGAGATTGTCGCCAGCAATATTCAAGGGCTCGACAGCCGTCAGGACGGTGGATATCAGGGCCAGCAGCAGGGTGGTTACCAGCAGCAGGGCAGCGGTGGTCAGTACAATAATAACAACCAGCAGCAGGGTGGCGGCTATCAGGGCCAGCCCCAGCAGCAACAGTACAACAATAACCAGCAGCCCCAGCAGCAACAGCAGGGCGGCGGTTTTCAGGAAGAAGAGGACCTCGGTCCCGCATTTCCTTCCGAAGCAAGTGGAATGGATGAAGTGCCGTTCTAA
- a CDS encoding biotin attachment protein: MLNIKELLEEIKASPYDEIEISVPHTGTVEFTGLKVGDKVNGPSGEWKEKPGTVLAKLTRERNTKSITAPEKGEIVSIRQDLEGQFVEAGEVLIKIRHFLSKEEVIQLILKKALFLFNAPEKAKYYFTPEVDAKIKGSGERSVKVTEGMELFIVSRMKRETPLNYSGPEGLIYSVYFHNGDNVDAAQPLIGVCPADQLKQIQEVVNRVQSEWEEVD, from the coding sequence ATGTTGAATATTAAAGAACTGCTTGAAGAGATCAAGGCTTCCCCTTACGATGAAATCGAGATTTCCGTACCTCATACCGGAACTGTGGAATTTACCGGACTTAAGGTTGGTGATAAAGTCAACGGTCCTTCCGGTGAGTGGAAGGAAAAGCCCGGAACCGTCCTTGCCAAGCTCACTCGTGAACGTAATACCAAGAGTATTACTGCTCCTGAAAAAGGTGAAATTGTCTCCATTCGTCAGGATCTGGAAGGCCAGTTTGTTGAAGCCGGGGAAGTGCTGATCAAAATCCGCCACTTTCTTTCCAAGGAAGAGGTTATTCAGCTGATTCTTAAAAAAGCACTTTTTCTGTTCAATGCCCCGGAAAAAGCAAAATACTACTTCACCCCCGAAGTTGATGCCAAGATTAAAGGCTCCGGTGAGCGTTCAGTTAAGGTTACTGAGGGAATGGAGCTGTTCATTGTTTCCCGTATGAAAAGGGAAACCCCGCTCAATTACAGCGGTCCCGAAGGTCTCATTTATTCTGTATACTTTCATAACGGTGATAACGTTGATGCAGCCCAGCCGCTGATCGGTGTTTGCCCTGCCGACCAGCTCAAGCAGATTCAGGAAGTTGTCAACCGTGTTCAGAGTGAATGGGAAGAGGTTGATTAA
- a CDS encoding PilZ domain-containing protein yields the protein MDISFDSNTSRGAFRTSLPGLALRIEGYPSTYSVKDFSVNGLAFSAGKDTFEVDQQLKADFVLGKKELLTGLDIKVVRDIGKGLMGCIYVELDKYQEARLDKLVLEVQKRMILLRKKKGAS from the coding sequence ATGGACATTTCATTCGATAGCAATACGTCAAGAGGTGCGTTCCGGACGAGTCTTCCCGGACTGGCACTCAGGATTGAAGGGTACCCTTCCACTTACAGTGTGAAAGATTTCAGTGTTAACGGTCTGGCTTTTTCTGCCGGGAAGGATACTTTTGAGGTGGACCAGCAGCTCAAGGCGGACTTTGTCCTCGGTAAAAAAGAGCTTTTGACAGGTCTTGATATCAAGGTTGTACGTGACATTGGTAAGGGACTGATGGGCTGTATTTATGTTGAGCTGGACAAGTATCAGGAAGCGCGCCTTGATAAGCTCGTTCTTGAGGTCCAGAAGCGTATGATTCTGTTGCGCAAGAAGAAAGGCGCATCCTGA
- a CDS encoding motility protein A encodes MDFSTLIGMLVGLSLVVGAIFIGGAVDVFVNVPGMMIVIGGTLASICVAFPFEEVIQAMIAGFKAFSSRKVKVNEVVSIMVKVAEISRREGLIALENVQTENVVLRKSCQLIADNADPELIRATLQIEISAMKRRHKIAQDVYKRLAGLAPAFGMLGTLIGLVQMLSNLSDPASIGPAMAVAILTTFYGSLLATLLFIPIGAKLRARTLQEQLHLEIIFEGAKSILENNNPRLVYEKLSSFQAPRDRTGD; translated from the coding sequence ATGGATTTTTCCACTTTAATCGGGATGCTGGTCGGGCTTTCCCTGGTTGTCGGTGCAATTTTTATTGGCGGTGCGGTGGACGTATTTGTCAACGTTCCCGGTATGATGATTGTTATCGGCGGTACTTTGGCTTCTATTTGCGTTGCTTTTCCTTTTGAAGAAGTTATTCAGGCCATGATCGCAGGATTCAAGGCTTTTTCTTCCAGAAAAGTTAAGGTCAACGAAGTTGTTAGCATCATGGTCAAAGTTGCTGAAATCAGCCGTCGTGAAGGTCTGATTGCCCTTGAAAACGTCCAGACCGAGAACGTGGTCCTGCGCAAATCATGTCAGCTTATTGCAGATAATGCTGATCCTGAACTTATCCGCGCCACTTTGCAGATTGAAATTTCGGCCATGAAGAGACGCCACAAGATTGCTCAGGACGTGTATAAACGCCTTGCGGGACTTGCTCCTGCGTTTGGTATGCTCGGTACTCTGATCGGTCTGGTCCAGATGCTGTCCAACCTTTCTGACCCTGCATCCATCGGTCCGGCCATGGCTGTTGCTATTCTGACCACTTTTTACGGTTCCCTGCTGGCAACCCTGCTTTTTATCCCCATCGGAGCAAAACTTAGGGCGAGGACTCTTCAGGAGCAGCTTCATCTTGAGATTATTTTTGAGGGTGCCAAGTCTATCCTCGAAAACAATAACCCCCGACTGGTTTATGAGAAGCTTTCTTCATTTCAGGCTCCCAGAGACAGGACCGGAGATTAA
- a CDS encoding purine-nucleoside phosphorylase, with product MTSPESIHTISRHILEKIDNFQATATGIILGSGLGEAITRLDSAIEIPYSEIPGFPQSTVKGHSGSLIYGLMEGKPILVFSGRFHIYEGYSAAEACTPVRVMGELGIKRIFITNAAGALNPQFDAGDLMLITDQINFTGHSPLTGQNNDDWGVRFPDMSKVYCEKLRATAVQAAKDKGIRLERGVYVQVSGPNLETPAETRMFKRLGADAVGMSTAIEAIAAVHMGIKVMGIACLTNKNLPDCMAETTHEAVIEQAAKSSAAMSALIREIISRLD from the coding sequence ATGACCTCCCCGGAATCTATACATACTATTAGCAGGCATATACTAGAAAAGATAGATAATTTTCAAGCAACTGCCACCGGAATTATTCTCGGTTCAGGTCTTGGCGAGGCCATAACCCGTCTGGATTCAGCAATTGAAATCCCCTACTCTGAAATTCCGGGATTTCCGCAATCCACAGTCAAGGGCCACAGCGGAAGCCTCATATATGGTTTAATGGAAGGAAAACCAATACTTGTCTTCAGCGGGCGGTTTCACATTTACGAAGGATACAGCGCAGCCGAAGCCTGCACTCCGGTAAGGGTTATGGGTGAGTTGGGCATAAAAAGAATTTTCATTACCAATGCCGCCGGAGCACTCAATCCTCAATTTGATGCCGGGGACCTTATGTTGATCACCGATCAGATCAATTTTACCGGGCACTCCCCGCTGACCGGACAAAATAACGACGATTGGGGAGTCCGTTTCCCGGATATGAGCAAAGTTTACTGCGAGAAATTGCGTGCAACAGCTGTTCAAGCCGCTAAAGACAAGGGAATCCGCCTTGAGCGCGGTGTGTATGTTCAAGTCAGCGGACCCAACCTCGAAACCCCGGCTGAGACCCGCATGTTTAAACGGCTTGGTGCCGACGCAGTAGGCATGTCCACCGCCATCGAAGCCATTGCCGCAGTGCACATGGGCATCAAAGTAATGGGCATAGCCTGTTTGACCAACAAAAACCTGCCGGACTGCATGGCTGAGACAACTCACGAAGCAGTAATCGAGCAGGCTGCCAAGTCTTCAGCCGCCATGTCCGCATTGATTCGAGAAATTATTTCCCGGCTGGATTAG
- a CDS encoding flagellar motor protein MotB, with amino-acid sequence MDDELLKGGLIVDDEADEDEPNEWITTFADLSMLLLVFFILLYSMSEIDAKKFDMTFQSVSKSISGKLQKIATSKVSREEAGAILNQVVTRRQIIKAQRKVFEDVKYLQTTKGVEGIMSAKFEDGKITIKLPSDVLFKPGQVQLSKKGRAAVKALKNFFISHSDQYINIKGYTDDTQPSSKSRLKDNWEISSLRAVNVLRYLMKLGIKPNRLTATGLGEMDPLVPNNSKRNRQRNRRVEFVLDKIMTGP; translated from the coding sequence ATGGATGATGAACTTCTGAAAGGCGGGCTGATTGTTGACGATGAAGCAGATGAGGATGAGCCGAATGAGTGGATAACCACTTTTGCTGACTTATCCATGTTGCTGCTGGTCTTTTTTATTTTGCTTTATTCCATGTCTGAAATTGATGCTAAGAAATTTGATATGACTTTTCAGTCGGTGAGCAAATCCATCAGTGGTAAATTGCAGAAGATCGCCACCAGCAAGGTCTCCCGTGAGGAGGCCGGGGCCATCCTCAATCAGGTTGTCACCCGCAGGCAGATAATCAAAGCCCAGCGCAAAGTCTTTGAAGATGTAAAATATCTCCAGACCACCAAGGGGGTGGAAGGGATTATGAGTGCCAAGTTTGAGGACGGCAAGATAACTATCAAGTTGCCCTCGGATGTGCTTTTTAAACCCGGACAGGTGCAGCTCAGTAAAAAAGGGCGGGCCGCGGTAAAAGCCTTGAAAAACTTTTTTATCAGCCACTCCGACCAGTATATCAATATCAAAGGGTACACTGATGATACCCAGCCAAGCAGTAAGAGCAGGTTGAAGGATAACTGGGAAATTTCATCTTTACGTGCAGTAAATGTTCTGCGCTACCTTATGAAATTGGGAATTAAGCCGAATAGACTTACCGCAACGGGCTTGGGCGAGATGGATCCCCTTGTTCCTAATAATTCGAAGCGCAACCGTCAGCGTAATCGGCGTGTTGAATTTGTGTTGGATAAAATTATGACCGGGCCGTAA